In Pedobacter sp. MC2016-14, the following proteins share a genomic window:
- a CDS encoding nicotinamide mononucleotide adenylyltransferase, with protein sequence MEKREILDTKRKALKINLNPKIYGTFAEIGAGQEVARNFFTAGAASGTVAKTMSAYDMTFSDAIYGAEQSGRYVSQSRLMKMLNHEYGLLNERLSSEKYDERTFFAFADTVTTLNFNKSNDPHGWIGLKFQSEPDGDANEILFHVRLLDTDAALQQNVLGTLGVNLMFAAFYYLDDPKTMVESLADNLTIGSVEIDLISVDGPAFKHINNILLNLYLIVKDFSSAAIFDSSGKPRLPKDLLYKKDIMILRTKYAQKSNPNFSMLNKAVDQFVRSENVKEENLSVLIEVLLSNVLTADDEAPEDIDLEAVAKRAQEMCDTGNLVIVSNFARHNKLAKYLDRCKPKSVGISTNINNLKFVFNSGNFGDNYYSQLLSYVSDMFSKNVKLFAYPYLDKKTQEVITTVNMPVTQEAKPLFDFLIINGYISDIEEYSEGDVKTV encoded by the coding sequence ATGGAAAAAAGAGAAATTCTGGATACCAAACGTAAAGCACTGAAAATAAATCTTAATCCAAAGATTTATGGAACTTTTGCGGAAATTGGTGCAGGACAAGAGGTAGCCCGAAATTTTTTCACAGCTGGGGCAGCTTCCGGAACAGTTGCTAAAACCATGTCGGCTTACGATATGACATTTAGTGATGCCATCTACGGAGCAGAGCAGTCGGGTAGGTATGTAAGCCAGTCGCGCCTAATGAAAATGTTAAACCATGAGTATGGTTTGCTTAATGAACGGTTAAGTAGTGAAAAATATGATGAACGTACTTTTTTCGCTTTTGCAGATACAGTTACCACCTTAAATTTCAATAAATCCAATGATCCACATGGCTGGATTGGTCTTAAATTTCAGTCAGAACCAGATGGCGATGCCAATGAAATATTATTTCACGTTCGTTTGCTGGATACAGATGCCGCCTTACAGCAAAATGTATTGGGTACGCTGGGGGTAAATCTAATGTTTGCTGCCTTTTATTACCTTGATGATCCAAAAACTATGGTAGAATCTTTGGCAGATAACCTTACCATAGGCTCTGTAGAAATTGACCTGATTTCTGTTGATGGCCCCGCATTTAAGCACATCAATAATATTCTGCTTAATTTATATCTCATTGTTAAAGATTTTTCAAGCGCAGCTATTTTTGATTCTTCAGGAAAGCCTCGCTTGCCCAAAGACCTCTTATATAAAAAAGACATCATGATTCTGCGGACTAAATATGCTCAGAAGTCCAATCCAAACTTTAGCATGCTCAATAAAGCAGTTGATCAGTTTGTAAGGTCAGAAAATGTTAAGGAGGAAAACCTCAGTGTACTTATTGAAGTGCTATTAAGCAACGTGTTGACAGCGGATGACGAGGCTCCAGAAGATATAGATCTTGAAGCCGTTGCAAAAAGGGCACAAGAAATGTGTGATACAGGCAATCTGGTTATCGTCTCTAACTTTGCCCGGCACAATAAGCTGGCTAAATATCTCGACCGCTGTAAGCCTAAAAGCGTAGGGATCTCAACCAATATCAATAACCTCAAATTTGTGTTTAATTCGGGTAATTTCGGAGATAATTATTATAGCCAGCTGTTAAGTTATGTGAGCGATATGTTTAGCAAAAACGTGAAATTATTTGCGTATCCATATCTGGATAAAAAAACTCAGGAAGTTATTACTACTGTTAATATGCCGGTTACACAAGAAGCAAAGCCTTTGTTTGATTTTTTAATTATTAACGGGTATATTTCTGATATTGAAGAATATAGCGAAGGGGATGTGAAAACTGTGTAA
- the rpmA gene encoding 50S ribosomal protein L27: MAHKKGAGSSRNGRESHSKRLGIKIFGGQSAIAGNILVRQRGTKHHPDKGVGIGKDHTLFALVDGTVIFKKKQDNKSYVSILPAEVVAAVVEKKVEAIKVAEAEEAAPVKKAPAKKAVKAEVAESTETETEAAPAE, encoded by the coding sequence ATGGCACATAAAAAAGGAGCCGGTAGTTCCAGGAACGGACGTGAATCGCATAGCAAGCGCTTAGGTATTAAAATCTTCGGTGGTCAATCGGCTATCGCTGGAAACATTTTAGTGCGTCAGCGTGGTACAAAACACCATCCAGATAAAGGTGTAGGTATTGGTAAAGACCATACTTTATTCGCTTTAGTAGATGGTACAGTAATTTTCAAAAAGAAACAAGATAACAAATCATACGTTTCTATTTTACCTGCAGAAGTTGTTGCTGCAGTAGTGGAGAAAAAAGTTGAAGCAATTAAAGTTGCTGAAGCAGAAGAAGCTGCACCGGTAAAAAAAGCACCAGCAAAAAAAGCTGTTAAGGCTGAAGTAGCTGAGTCTACAGAAACTGAAACCGAAGCTGCTCCTGCAGAATGA
- a CDS encoding ABC transporter ATP-binding protein, with protein sequence MLNVKNLNIQFRNQDDHSVLNAVENVSFEIEKGKVLGIVGESGSGKSVTSFSIMRLHNPLNTLIKGEIEFENIDLLSLSTEELKKYRGNRISMIFQEPMTSLNPVLTCGEQVMEAIILHQQLNNKEAQRKTIALFNEVQLPDPEQIFGKYPHQISGGQKQRVMIAMALSCNPELLIADEPTTALDVTVQKSILTLLRKLKNERQMAMIFISHDLAVIGEIADDVAVMYKGKIVEKGSLEQLFNHPKHPYTMGLMACRPSPYRQLKWLPTVADFLNDTAEDDAKHLLATNSFTPAEIMERRNALYLQQPLLKVIELNTWFPNKKGLFTKEKGFNKAVNGVSFEVFPGETLGLVGESGCGKTTLGRSILRLVEPTSGKIIFDGEDLTKLDDLELRKIRRDVQIIFQDPYSSLNPGKTIGSSLTEPLKVHKMFKNDMERKAHVVNLLEKVELKAEHFDRYPNEFSGGQRQRIVIARALALQPKFIICDESVSALDVSVQAQVLNLLRQLQQELGLTYIFISHDLAVVKHISDRILVMNKGKIEEHGFADEVYAHPQSAYTKKLISSIPGKPVGN encoded by the coding sequence ATGCTAAATGTAAAGAATCTAAATATACAGTTTCGAAACCAGGATGACCATTCAGTTTTGAATGCGGTAGAGAATGTAAGTTTTGAGATCGAAAAGGGAAAAGTGCTGGGCATAGTTGGTGAATCCGGCTCTGGTAAGTCGGTGACTTCCTTTTCTATCATGCGCCTGCACAACCCTTTAAACACGCTGATTAAAGGCGAGATTGAGTTTGAAAACATCGATCTCTTAAGTCTTAGCACCGAGGAACTGAAAAAATACAGAGGGAACAGGATTTCGATGATTTTTCAGGAACCCATGACCTCATTAAACCCGGTGTTGACTTGTGGAGAGCAGGTTATGGAGGCGATAATATTGCACCAACAATTGAACAATAAAGAGGCCCAACGTAAAACAATAGCGCTATTTAATGAAGTTCAACTACCGGATCCGGAACAGATCTTTGGTAAATACCCGCATCAAATTTCTGGTGGACAGAAACAGCGGGTGATGATAGCTATGGCTTTGAGCTGCAATCCGGAATTGCTTATTGCTGATGAACCTACTACAGCACTTGACGTTACAGTACAAAAGAGCATTTTAACACTTTTACGTAAGCTTAAAAATGAACGGCAGATGGCTATGATTTTTATTTCTCATGACCTGGCTGTAATTGGCGAAATTGCGGATGATGTGGCAGTAATGTATAAAGGTAAAATAGTGGAGAAAGGAAGCCTTGAGCAACTTTTTAACCATCCGAAACATCCTTATACCATGGGTTTAATGGCCTGCAGACCTTCTCCTTACCGTCAGCTAAAATGGCTGCCTACAGTTGCCGATTTTTTAAATGATACTGCCGAAGATGACGCAAAGCATTTATTAGCCACAAATAGCTTTACCCCTGCTGAGATCATGGAACGTAGAAACGCGCTGTATCTGCAACAGCCTTTACTTAAGGTAATAGAACTGAACACCTGGTTCCCAAACAAAAAAGGTCTGTTTACCAAAGAAAAAGGCTTTAACAAAGCGGTAAATGGCGTTTCTTTTGAGGTATTTCCCGGAGAGACTTTGGGCCTGGTTGGCGAATCAGGCTGTGGGAAGACTACCCTTGGCAGAAGTATACTCAGGCTGGTTGAACCTACTTCCGGAAAAATTATATTTGATGGTGAGGACCTGACTAAACTTGATGATTTGGAGTTAAGAAAAATAAGAAGAGATGTGCAGATCATCTTTCAGGATCCATATTCATCCCTTAACCCAGGCAAGACAATAGGAAGCTCTTTAACAGAACCTTTGAAGGTGCACAAGATGTTTAAAAACGATATGGAAAGAAAAGCCCATGTGGTTAATTTACTGGAGAAAGTGGAACTTAAAGCTGAGCATTTTGACCGCTATCCTAATGAGTTTTCTGGCGGCCAGAGACAAAGAATAGTTATTGCCCGCGCATTGGCGCTACAGCCAAAATTTATCATTTGTGATGAGTCAGTATCAGCGCTGGATGTATCAGTACAGGCACAGGTATTGAATTTACTGAGGCAATTGCAACAGGAGCTTGGATTAACTTATATATTCATTTCGCACGATCTAGCAGTTGTTAAACACATATCTGACAGGATACTGGTCATGAATAAAGGCAAAATTGAAGAACATGGCTTTGCAGATGAGGTTTATGCGCACCCACAATCAGCCTATACTAAAAAACTGATTTCGAGCATCCCCGGAAAGCCTGTCGGCAATTAA
- a CDS encoding YajQ family cyclic di-GMP-binding protein, translated as MPTFDIVSKVDAQTLDNAMNNAKKEILNRYDFNTSKSTIDHDKKTNVITIVTEDDMRLKAIEDSIISRMMKQNLDPKSLDFGKEVYASGNMIRKEISIKEGIDKETAKKVIAKIKASGLKVQPSLMDDQVRVQSKSIDDLQKVISLCRTEDFGQPLQFINMRN; from the coding sequence ATGCCCACTTTTGATATTGTAAGCAAAGTAGACGCGCAAACATTGGATAACGCGATGAACAATGCTAAAAAAGAAATCTTAAACCGTTACGATTTCAATACCTCTAAAAGCACCATTGACCACGATAAAAAAACAAATGTGATCACTATCGTTACTGAAGATGATATGCGCTTAAAAGCCATTGAAGACTCAATTATCTCCAGAATGATGAAGCAAAACCTGGATCCAAAAAGTCTGGATTTTGGTAAAGAAGTTTACGCTTCCGGAAACATGATTAGAAAGGAAATTTCTATCAAAGAAGGAATTGACAAAGAGACCGCAAAAAAAGTAATTGCAAAAATAAAAGCCAGCGGCCTTAAAGTGCAACCATCTTTAATGGACGATCAGGTTCGTGTGCAAAGCAAAAGCATTGATGACCTGCAAAAGGTAATTTCTTTGTGCAGGACTGAAGATTTTGGGCAGCCGCTTCAGTTTATCAACATGCGCAACTAA
- the rplU gene encoding 50S ribosomal protein L21 translates to MYAIVNIAGQQFKVAKDQHLFVHRLQGDEGASIEFDNVLLVEDGGKISVGAPALKGATVSAKIVSHLKGDKVIVFKKKRRKGYKKKNGHRQYFTKIQIEGISL, encoded by the coding sequence ATGTACGCAATAGTAAATATAGCAGGACAGCAATTCAAAGTTGCAAAAGACCAGCACCTTTTTGTACACCGTTTGCAAGGAGATGAAGGCGCTAGTATTGAATTTGACAATGTATTGTTGGTTGAAGATGGTGGTAAAATCTCTGTAGGAGCTCCTGCATTGAAAGGTGCAACTGTTTCAGCTAAAATCGTGTCTCATTTAAAAGGTGATAAAGTAATCGTTTTCAAAAAGAAACGTAGAAAAGGTTACAAAAAGAAAAATGGTCACCGTCAGTATTTCACTAAGATCCAAATTGAAGGTATCAGTTTGTAA
- a CDS encoding mechanosensitive ion channel family protein yields MIESNERKTGKELLMILVKAVLWAVLVYFNINKPAFYLEYPHLSNVFYGLLVFLGPSLTLSILRLVVIYWYIRKHHFKNNIRDNFILGISRIVSILNTLVFIVALMLFFGIDPKEFITGISIVAAAVALTFKDYVTNMINGLIIMFSDRLSLGDHIKMGDHEGKILDITLINMILQNDDSDMVIVPNSVAFSSVIINQSKQNTKKLSIEFEMGLHNGYTPEYLENHLKKVMEQYAANVVSGGLTVKTLSINKDVVVFKAMVLLKHYDKVKEREIRRTVNTELIRLSASLKS; encoded by the coding sequence ATGATAGAAAGTAACGAGAGAAAAACAGGAAAAGAGCTGCTAATGATTTTAGTGAAGGCTGTCCTTTGGGCGGTACTGGTTTACTTTAACATCAATAAACCTGCATTCTATCTGGAGTATCCACACCTTAGTAATGTATTTTATGGGTTATTGGTGTTTTTAGGCCCCAGTTTAACCTTATCCATTTTAAGGCTTGTAGTCATTTACTGGTACATCCGAAAACATCACTTCAAAAATAACATAAGGGATAATTTTATCCTGGGGATAAGCAGGATTGTTTCCATTTTAAACACCCTGGTATTTATCGTAGCATTGATGCTGTTTTTCGGCATTGATCCAAAGGAATTTATTACTGGCATATCCATCGTTGCGGCGGCAGTTGCACTCACTTTCAAAGACTATGTTACCAATATGATCAATGGATTGATCATTATGTTTTCTGATCGGCTTTCCCTGGGAGATCACATCAAAATGGGTGATCATGAAGGGAAAATACTTGACATCACCCTAATCAATATGATTTTACAGAATGACGATAGTGATATGGTCATTGTTCCAAATTCAGTAGCCTTCAGCTCCGTTATCATCAATCAAAGCAAGCAGAATACCAAAAAACTCAGTATAGAATTTGAGATGGGTTTGCACAATGGTTACACGCCAGAATACCTTGAAAACCATCTTAAAAAGGTAATGGAACAGTATGCTGCAAATGTTGTTTCAGGCGGATTAACCGTGAAAACCCTTTCTATTAATAAAGATGTGGTGGTATTTAAAGCGATGGTATTATTAAAACACTACGATAAAGTGAAAGAAAGAGAGATCAGAAGAACGGTAAATACAGAACTGATCCGATTATCAGCTTCTTTGAAATCCTAA
- a CDS encoding polyprenyl synthetase family protein, translated as MYTTSELQQIIEKAIPAIEYPKHPKDLYEPITYIMNLGGKRLRPALVLIAADLFNGDIDEALPAALAIETFHNFTLIHDDIMDNAPLRRGKTTVHEKWGTNNAILSGDVMMVEANKQLAKVDSVFLKDVLNTFNATAQGVCEGQQLDMEYETRDDVSISAYIEMIRLKTAVLVGGAMKLGAIIAGADEYERELIYQFGENLGIAFQLQDDILDVFGDPEKFGKQIAGDIIANKKTFLLLKLQELANEKDANKLKLQFVNTDLKDKIGQITALYEHYKIRDLAAEEMKTYLDKAFTALEKIQVAPTQKATLIQLSNELMNREH; from the coding sequence ATGTATACCACTTCAGAGCTGCAGCAAATTATTGAAAAAGCAATTCCTGCAATTGAATACCCTAAACATCCAAAAGATTTATACGAACCGATTACCTATATTATGAATTTGGGTGGCAAACGCCTAAGACCCGCATTGGTGCTTATTGCTGCCGATTTATTTAATGGTGACATTGATGAGGCGCTTCCAGCGGCGTTAGCTATTGAGACCTTTCATAATTTTACGCTTATCCATGACGACATCATGGATAATGCTCCGCTTAGACGAGGCAAAACTACTGTACACGAAAAATGGGGTACAAATAACGCGATTTTAAGTGGCGACGTCATGATGGTGGAAGCCAATAAGCAACTGGCAAAAGTTGATAGTGTTTTCCTTAAAGACGTGTTAAATACCTTTAATGCCACAGCTCAGGGGGTATGTGAGGGACAACAGCTGGATATGGAATATGAAACGAGAGATGACGTGAGCATCAGTGCGTACATAGAAATGATCCGCTTAAAAACCGCGGTACTTGTTGGTGGGGCGATGAAATTAGGCGCAATCATAGCGGGTGCGGATGAGTATGAAAGAGAACTGATTTATCAGTTTGGAGAAAATCTTGGCATTGCTTTTCAGTTACAGGATGATATACTTGATGTTTTTGGTGATCCGGAGAAATTTGGAAAGCAAATTGCCGGTGATATTATTGCGAATAAGAAAACATTCTTGCTCTTAAAATTGCAAGAGTTGGCTAATGAAAAGGACGCAAACAAACTTAAGCTTCAATTTGTAAATACAGACCTTAAAGACAAAATAGGCCAAATTACGGCTTTATATGAGCATTATAAGATTCGCGATCTTGCAGCAGAAGAAATGAAAACGTATTTGGATAAAGCATTTACTGCATTGGAAAAAATCCAGGTAGCACCCACGCAAAAAGCTACCCTGATTCAACTTTCAAATGAATTAATGAATAGAGAACATTGA
- the rnr gene encoding ribonuclease R: MAKKKSAHLELVLIQLISDVLQKNTKEALNYKQVSAALNINDAAARETISELLKEQVKKGVFVEAEKGKYRLKDLKTFVLGKVDMTADGSAFIIPDDEFEKDIYVSARKLHNALHGDKVKVYIYAKKSGGRKNEGEVVEIVQRNKMDFIGVIKISERFAFVNVDDRKMLQDIFIPLSDLGGAKDGQKVQVTITDWPEGVKNPIGKISNILGEQGENDTEMNAILAQYGFPLSFPEEVEHEANAIPEQISDLDLKNRRDFRDTTTFTIDPADAKDFDDAISFKKLENGNYEIGVHIADVSHYVTPNSALDKEAYSRATSVYLVDRVIPMLPERLSNGVCSLRPHEDKLCFAAVFELDEKANIITEWFGRTVIHSNHRFSYEDAQEVIENKAGDYAEELLKLNELAYILRDKKFKNGAISFESTEVKFKLDAHGKPIGVYVKERKDAHKLIEDFMLLANKKVAEFVAKKGKGKQKYTFVYRSHDSPNLENLGNFALFAARFGYKINMKSDKDIAKSLNFLMEDVEGKKEQNVLTQLAIRSMAKAVYTTKKTSHYGLAFDHYTHFTSPIRRYPDVMVHRLLAAYLNKEKSANEEEYEIASTHSSAMEKRAADAERASIKYKQVEYLEENVGNIFMGIISGVTEWGMYVELTDNKCEGMIRLRDIADDFYVLDEKNYCIVGQRKHKKYQLGDEVKVKVKKVDLSKRQIDFSLIQD; this comes from the coding sequence ATGGCAAAAAAGAAATCTGCTCACCTGGAACTTGTTTTGATACAACTTATTAGTGATGTATTACAGAAAAACACCAAGGAAGCACTCAATTATAAACAAGTATCGGCAGCCTTAAACATCAATGATGCTGCTGCCAGAGAAACCATTTCTGAACTGCTGAAAGAGCAAGTTAAAAAGGGCGTATTCGTAGAAGCAGAGAAAGGAAAATATCGTTTAAAGGATCTTAAAACTTTTGTTTTAGGAAAGGTTGACATGACTGCAGACGGTTCTGCTTTTATTATTCCGGATGACGAGTTTGAAAAAGACATTTACGTATCTGCCCGAAAATTACACAACGCACTGCATGGTGATAAAGTAAAGGTATATATCTATGCGAAGAAGAGTGGTGGACGAAAAAATGAGGGTGAGGTTGTAGAAATTGTTCAGCGCAATAAGATGGATTTTATTGGTGTGATAAAGATCTCCGAACGTTTTGCTTTTGTGAACGTAGATGATCGCAAAATGCTGCAGGACATATTTATACCACTCTCTGATTTAGGTGGTGCCAAAGATGGACAGAAAGTACAGGTAACCATTACAGACTGGCCGGAGGGTGTAAAAAATCCCATTGGAAAGATCAGCAATATTTTAGGAGAACAGGGTGAAAATGATACAGAGATGAATGCCATCCTGGCTCAGTATGGCTTCCCATTGTCTTTCCCTGAAGAAGTTGAACATGAGGCAAATGCTATTCCAGAGCAAATCTCCGATTTGGATTTAAAAAACCGTCGCGATTTCAGGGACACGACTACGTTTACCATAGATCCTGCTGATGCTAAAGATTTTGATGACGCCATTTCTTTTAAGAAACTGGAAAATGGCAATTATGAAATTGGCGTACACATTGCAGATGTGTCTCATTATGTAACCCCTAACAGCGCTTTAGACAAGGAAGCCTATTCCAGGGCTACCTCTGTTTACCTGGTAGACCGGGTGATCCCGATGCTTCCTGAACGGTTGAGTAACGGTGTCTGTTCACTTCGTCCGCATGAAGATAAACTATGCTTTGCTGCTGTTTTTGAATTGGATGAAAAGGCAAATATTATTACCGAATGGTTTGGGCGCACGGTAATTCATTCTAACCATAGGTTTAGTTATGAAGACGCGCAGGAAGTTATCGAAAACAAAGCTGGCGATTACGCTGAAGAACTGTTAAAACTGAATGAACTTGCCTATATACTGAGGGATAAAAAGTTTAAAAACGGTGCCATTAGTTTTGAAAGTACAGAAGTAAAATTTAAACTTGATGCACACGGTAAACCGATTGGTGTATACGTTAAAGAGCGTAAAGATGCGCATAAGCTGATTGAAGATTTTATGTTGCTAGCTAATAAAAAGGTAGCAGAATTTGTAGCCAAAAAAGGCAAAGGAAAACAGAAATATACATTTGTATACCGATCTCATGATTCTCCAAACCTAGAAAATCTGGGGAATTTTGCACTCTTTGCCGCCAGATTTGGCTATAAGATCAATATGAAGTCAGACAAAGACATTGCCAAATCACTTAATTTCTTAATGGAAGATGTAGAGGGAAAAAAGGAGCAAAACGTTTTGACGCAACTAGCGATACGTTCAATGGCAAAAGCTGTTTATACCACCAAAAAAACCAGTCACTATGGTCTGGCTTTTGATCATTATACCCACTTCACCTCTCCCATCCGCCGTTACCCGGATGTGATGGTACACCGTTTACTTGCAGCTTATCTGAACAAAGAAAAATCTGCAAATGAAGAAGAGTATGAAATTGCCTCCACACATTCATCTGCGATGGAAAAACGTGCTGCAGATGCAGAACGTGCCTCAATTAAGTACAAACAGGTAGAATACCTGGAAGAAAATGTAGGGAATATCTTTATGGGCATCATCTCTGGGGTAACCGAGTGGGGAATGTATGTGGAGTTGACAGACAACAAATGTGAAGGTATGATTAGGTTGAGGGATATAGCGGACGATTTCTATGTGCTTGACGAGAAAAACTATTGCATTGTTGGACAGCGTAAGCACAAAAAATACCAACTTGGTGATGAAGTAAAGGTTAAAGTAAAAAAAGTAGATCTTTCTAAACGTCAGATTGACTTTTCATTGATACAAGACTAA
- the ppk1 gene encoding polyphosphate kinase 1, whose product MTKKKVPFLNREISWLHFNERVLQEAADETVPLIERIKFLSIFSSNLEEFYRVRVATMTRLANLNDKSKALLGFNPKKVLNEIKNIVVKQERKFEQLFQATLLNELAQNRIFILNDTQLNVSRGEFVRNHFRDKILSNLVPIMIDPEKPFPELKDRYLYFFVRLTKISSKRSEKFALIELPNGLPRFLVLPETNGLKFIILVEDIIKYCLDDIFYVFNYDALDAYSIQLTRDAELDVDKNISEKFIDELKSSLDKRKKGKPMRLLYDTEMPFDMLSVLVSKVKIESESLIPGNRYHRFGDFIRFPNVGAAELEYAPTVPLKVAGLHRTESIFNKLAEKDYLVNLPYQSYDYIILFLREAAIDPKVTEINITLYRLAENSKVIHALINAAKNGKKVTCLVELKARFDEQANISWTKRLEEEGVHVNYGLSDYKVHSKICLVKRIERGRAVYYANLATGNYNEKTARLYCDHSIFTAKKEITTDLVKLFAALNKKTVTKGFKHLIISPLESRNKFYANIDREIKIAKSGKPAYLIFKVNSLADEGIVDKLYEASNAGVKIKLIVRGICCLVPGIPGFSENITAISIVDKFLEHARVFIYGNNGKEEMYLSSGDLMSRNFEHRVEVGFPVLDKEVKQEIRDIIDFQLQDNVKARDITKLNNNKYHKNKLDVKVRAQIHTYNYLKNKHQ is encoded by the coding sequence ATGACCAAGAAAAAAGTACCGTTTTTAAACAGAGAAATCAGTTGGCTGCATTTTAACGAACGTGTTTTGCAAGAAGCTGCTGATGAAACGGTTCCGTTAATTGAAAGGATTAAATTTCTTTCTATTTTTTCATCCAACCTTGAAGAATTTTACCGTGTAAGGGTGGCTACCATGACAAGGTTAGCCAACTTAAATGATAAATCTAAGGCCCTGTTGGGCTTTAATCCTAAAAAGGTATTAAATGAAATTAAAAATATTGTTGTTAAACAGGAGCGTAAGTTTGAGCAGCTTTTTCAGGCTACATTGCTAAATGAGCTAGCACAAAATCGAATCTTTATTTTAAATGATACCCAGTTAAACGTTTCCAGGGGAGAGTTTGTCCGCAATCATTTCAGAGACAAAATCCTTTCTAACCTGGTTCCAATCATGATTGACCCGGAAAAACCATTTCCGGAACTTAAAGACAGATACCTTTATTTTTTTGTACGACTTACTAAAATCAGTTCAAAAAGGTCTGAGAAGTTTGCCCTCATAGAACTTCCAAATGGACTTCCCCGCTTTCTGGTACTGCCAGAAACAAACGGACTAAAATTTATTATCCTCGTTGAAGACATTATCAAATACTGTTTAGATGATATTTTTTATGTCTTTAATTACGATGCTCTTGATGCTTATTCTATTCAGCTTACGCGGGATGCGGAACTGGATGTAGATAAAAACATTAGTGAAAAATTTATTGATGAGCTAAAGTCAAGTCTCGATAAGCGTAAAAAGGGCAAGCCAATGCGCTTACTCTACGATACAGAAATGCCTTTTGATATGCTTAGCGTACTGGTATCTAAAGTGAAAATAGAATCTGAGAGTCTCATTCCCGGAAATCGGTACCACCGCTTCGGAGATTTTATCCGCTTTCCAAATGTAGGTGCTGCCGAACTTGAATATGCGCCAACTGTCCCGCTAAAAGTTGCAGGATTGCACCGTACAGAGAGTATCTTTAACAAACTTGCCGAAAAAGATTACCTCGTTAACCTTCCATATCAATCTTATGATTATATCATTCTATTTTTAAGGGAAGCTGCAATAGATCCTAAGGTAACAGAAATCAACATTACGTTATACCGCCTTGCTGAAAATTCAAAGGTGATTCACGCATTGATCAACGCCGCTAAAAATGGAAAAAAAGTAACCTGCCTGGTAGAGTTAAAAGCACGATTTGATGAACAGGCAAATATTTCCTGGACAAAGCGTTTGGAAGAAGAAGGTGTACATGTAAATTATGGGCTGTCGGATTATAAAGTGCACTCTAAAATATGCCTTGTTAAACGTATAGAGCGGGGCAGAGCTGTATATTATGCAAACCTTGCTACAGGAAACTATAATGAAAAGACAGCCAGGTTGTATTGTGACCATAGCATCTTTACTGCAAAAAAAGAAATTACAACAGATTTAGTTAAGCTTTTTGCTGCACTAAACAAAAAAACCGTTACCAAAGGTTTTAAGCACCTCATTATTTCTCCGTTAGAGTCACGAAATAAGTTTTATGCCAATATAGACAGGGAAATAAAAATTGCCAAATCAGGCAAACCGGCTTATCTCATTTTTAAGGTAAATAGCCTGGCCGATGAAGGTATCGTAGATAAATTATACGAAGCCAGCAATGCTGGCGTAAAAATTAAACTCATTGTTCGTGGAATTTGCTGCCTTGTGCCCGGTATCCCTGGCTTTAGTGAAAATATCACCGCAATAAGTATTGTCGATAAATTCCTTGAGCATGCCCGGGTGTTTATCTACGGTAACAATGGTAAAGAAGAAATGTATTTATCCTCAGGCGACCTAATGAGCAGGAATTTTGAGCATAGGGTAGAAGTAGGCTTTCCTGTTCTCGATAAGGAAGTGAAGCAGGAAATCCGTGATATTATAGATTTTCAGCTGCAGGATAACGTAAAGGCCCGTGACATTACCAAATTGAATAATAACAAGTACCATAAAAATAAGCTTGACGTTAAAGTGCGGGCGCAAATCCACACATATAATTATTTAAAGAACAAACACCAGTAA